Proteins encoded together in one Porites lutea chromosome 2, jaPorLute2.1, whole genome shotgun sequence window:
- the LOC140927797 gene encoding (Lyso)-N-acylphosphatidylethanolamine lipase-like isoform X1, whose protein sequence is MIMLLASRAVRVLSATYNKALQFLCHVSQVARTYLMRARIKTLAMATAICSSAGSAGAEDEGATWFSGWFSWCPTSERLLEIAESQILEKIRSYYESEFVPLKNDQRIWTLKFNPTANKSPLVLVHGFGGGVGLWAMNVDTLAEKRTVYAFDVLGFGRSSRPELSTDPAEAEEQFVDSIEQWREKIGLEKFVLLGHSLGGFLATSYAIKHPSRVQHLILADPWGFPVKPTEDNVSRHIPAWVRLLGAVLSPFNPLAGLRAAGPWGPSLVRRFRPDFQRKFSSILSDDTIFNYIYHCNAQVPSGESAFKNMTIPYGWARHPMIYRIGNIDRNVPITMIYGSRSWIESSSGRETQTRRSGSYVDVQVITGAGHHVYLDKPDKFNEIIENVCQAVDNGGVEFNAPSESNN, encoded by the exons ATGATCATGCTATTAGCTTCGAGAGCCGTTCGAGTGTTATCAGCGACTTATAATAAGGCACTTCAATTTCTTTGTCATGTCTCCCAAGTGGCTCGCACGTATTTGATGCGCGCTCGTATTAAGACCCTCGCAATGGCGACCGCAATCTGCAG CTCTGCCGGTTCCGCTGGCGCCGAAGACGAAGGAGCGACTTGGTTTTCGGGTTGGTTTAGTTGGTGTCCAACTTCCGAAAGATTGTTGGAAATCGCAGAATCGCAGATTTTAGAGA AGATCCGATCTTATTACGAAAGCGAATTTGTTCCTTTGAAAAATGATCAGAGAATATGGACATTAAAGTTCAACCCAACAGCTAATAAATCACCGCTTGTGTTGGTTCATGGATTTGGTGGGGGTGTCGGACTATGGGCAATGAATGTGGACACCTTAGCTGAGAAAAGGACTGTGTATGCATTTGACGTTTTGGGATTTGGCCGCAGTTCAAGGCCTGAGTTAAGCACCGACCCAGCTGAAGCTGAGGAACAATTTGTGGACTCTATTGAACAGTGGCGAGAAAAAATTGGGTTGGAAAAATTTGTGCTATTAGGACACAGCCTTGGAGGATTCTTAGCAACTTCCTATGCCATTAAGCACCCTTCTAGAGTGCAACATCTAATTCTTGCAGATCCATGGGGATTTCCTGTAAAACCTACTGAGGACAATGTCAGCAGGCATATTCCAGCTTGGGTTAGATTACTTGGGGCTGTTCTAAGTCCATTTAATCCATTAGCAGGACTGCGTGCGGCTGGCCCATGGG GTCCTTCACTGGTACGACGATTCAGACCAGACTTCCAAAGAAAGTTCTCTAGTATTTTGTCTGATGACACCATTTTTAACTACATTTACCACTGCAATGCTCAAGTGCCGAG TGGGGAATCAGCTTTCAAAAATATGACCATCCCATATGGCTGGGCAAGACATCCAATGATTTATAGAATTGGAAATATTGACAGAAACGTTCCTATAACTATGATTTATGGATCACGATCATGGATAGAAAGCAGTTCAGGCCGGGAAACACAGACAAGACGCAGTGGATCTTACGTTGATGTTCAAGTAATCACGGGTGCTGGACACCATGTGTATCTAGATAAGCCAGATAAATTCAATGAGATCATTGAAAATGTTTGTCAAGCAGTGGACAATGGTGGTGTAGAATTTAATGCTCCTTCAGAAAGTAATAACTAG
- the LOC140927797 gene encoding (Lyso)-N-acylphosphatidylethanolamine lipase-like isoform X2: protein MHGTENQGSAGSAGAEDEGATWFSGWFSWCPTSERLLEIAESQILEKIRSYYESEFVPLKNDQRIWTLKFNPTANKSPLVLVHGFGGGVGLWAMNVDTLAEKRTVYAFDVLGFGRSSRPELSTDPAEAEEQFVDSIEQWREKIGLEKFVLLGHSLGGFLATSYAIKHPSRVQHLILADPWGFPVKPTEDNVSRHIPAWVRLLGAVLSPFNPLAGLRAAGPWGPSLVRRFRPDFQRKFSSILSDDTIFNYIYHCNAQVPSGESAFKNMTIPYGWARHPMIYRIGNIDRNVPITMIYGSRSWIESSSGRETQTRRSGSYVDVQVITGAGHHVYLDKPDKFNEIIENVCQAVDNGGVEFNAPSESNN, encoded by the exons ATGCACGGAACGGAAAACCAAGG CTCTGCCGGTTCCGCTGGCGCCGAAGACGAAGGAGCGACTTGGTTTTCGGGTTGGTTTAGTTGGTGTCCAACTTCCGAAAGATTGTTGGAAATCGCAGAATCGCAGATTTTAGAGA AGATCCGATCTTATTACGAAAGCGAATTTGTTCCTTTGAAAAATGATCAGAGAATATGGACATTAAAGTTCAACCCAACAGCTAATAAATCACCGCTTGTGTTGGTTCATGGATTTGGTGGGGGTGTCGGACTATGGGCAATGAATGTGGACACCTTAGCTGAGAAAAGGACTGTGTATGCATTTGACGTTTTGGGATTTGGCCGCAGTTCAAGGCCTGAGTTAAGCACCGACCCAGCTGAAGCTGAGGAACAATTTGTGGACTCTATTGAACAGTGGCGAGAAAAAATTGGGTTGGAAAAATTTGTGCTATTAGGACACAGCCTTGGAGGATTCTTAGCAACTTCCTATGCCATTAAGCACCCTTCTAGAGTGCAACATCTAATTCTTGCAGATCCATGGGGATTTCCTGTAAAACCTACTGAGGACAATGTCAGCAGGCATATTCCAGCTTGGGTTAGATTACTTGGGGCTGTTCTAAGTCCATTTAATCCATTAGCAGGACTGCGTGCGGCTGGCCCATGGG GTCCTTCACTGGTACGACGATTCAGACCAGACTTCCAAAGAAAGTTCTCTAGTATTTTGTCTGATGACACCATTTTTAACTACATTTACCACTGCAATGCTCAAGTGCCGAG TGGGGAATCAGCTTTCAAAAATATGACCATCCCATATGGCTGGGCAAGACATCCAATGATTTATAGAATTGGAAATATTGACAGAAACGTTCCTATAACTATGATTTATGGATCACGATCATGGATAGAAAGCAGTTCAGGCCGGGAAACACAGACAAGACGCAGTGGATCTTACGTTGATGTTCAAGTAATCACGGGTGCTGGACACCATGTGTATCTAGATAAGCCAGATAAATTCAATGAGATCATTGAAAATGTTTGTCAAGCAGTGGACAATGGTGGTGTAGAATTTAATGCTCCTTCAGAAAGTAATAACTAG